Proteins encoded in a region of the Buteo buteo chromosome 11, bButBut1.hap1.1, whole genome shotgun sequence genome:
- the RILPL2 gene encoding RILP-like protein 2 — MQRGREEEEEEEEGDGGPERALEKSPFQLTAGDVYDISSVVGRDLLQLSAGPQVPAALARLQFRIVRVLEMLEALVSESSLAEEQLRMERDSLRREVEELRGERSRGSTQQLSLGPDKMIIDLTDPNRPRFTLQELRDVLQERNQLKAQLLVVQEELQCYKSGIISQRRDQTEELEKEGSGSSSGTSKDSEEKTIIKRLFSFKHGK; from the exons ATGCAGCGgggccgggaggaggaggaggaggaggaggagggcgatGGCGGCCCGGAGCGGGCTCTGGAGAAGAGCCCCTTCCAGCTGACGGCCGGGGATGTCTATGACATCTCCTCCGTGGTGGGCCGGgacctgctgcagctcagcgCCGGGCCGCAGGTGCCCGCCGCCCTGGCCCGGCTGCAGTTCAGGATCGTGAGGGTGCTGGAGATGTTGGAAGCGCTGGTGAGCGAGAGCAGCCTCGCCGAGGAGCAGCTGCGGATGGAGCGGGACAGCCTGCGGCgggaggtggaggagctgcGGGGAGAGAGGTCCCGAGGGAGCACCCAGCAG CTCAGCCTTGGACCTGATAAAATGATAATAGACCTCACAGATCCAAATCGCCCCCGGTTCACACTACAGGAGCTGCGAGATGTATTGCAAGAGCGTAACCAGCTGAAAGCTCAGCTTCTTGTGGTGCAAGAGGAGCTACAGTGCTATAAGAG TGGGATCATCTCACAGAGAAGGGACCAAactgaagaactggaaaaagaaggcagtggcagcagctctggcactAGCAAGGACAGCGAAGAGAAGACAATCATCAAACGGCT gttctCTTTTAAACATGGAAAATGA
- the SNRNP35 gene encoding U11/U12 small nuclear ribonucleoprotein 35 kDa protein — MNDWAPIAKEYDPLKAGSIDGTDEEPHDRAIWRAMLARYVPNKGVTGDPHLTLFVARLNLQTTEEKIKEVFSRYGDIRKIRLVRDLVTGFSKGYAFIEYKEERALLKAHRDANRLVIDQHEIFVDFELERSLKGWIPRRLGGGFGGKKESGQLRFGGRDRPFRKPINLPNMKNDFYGEGSAEKRNWSREGTRDWRTRDRDHERSRDKRWPERERSWTWGESERERDSKEERSRGRERKDRDRKDRDRDRSRERDTKKQRDDDKHR, encoded by the coding sequence ATGAACGACTGGGCCCCCATAGCAAAGGAGTACGACCCCCTCAAAGCCGGCAGCATTGATGGCACGGATGAAGAGCCCCATGACCGTGCCATATGGAGGGCTATGCTGGCACGCTACGTACCCAACAAGGGAGTTACAGGAGATCCTCACCTCACCCTGTTCGTAGCAAGGCTCAATCTTCAGACaacagaagagaagataaaagagGTCTTTTCCCGGTATGGAGACATCAGAAAGATCCGTCTGGTTCGAGACCTGGTCACGGGATTTTCCAAGGGTTATGCGTTTATTGAGTACAAAGAGGAGCGTGCTCTCCTGAAGGCCCACAGAGACGCCAACAGGCTGGTTATTGATCAACATGAGATCTTTGTAGACTTTGAACTGGAAAGAAGTCTCAAAGGATGGATTCCTCGGAGGCTTGGAGGTGGGTTTGGAGGCAAAAAAGAATCTGGGCAGCTACGGTTTGGAGGACGGGACAGACCTTTCCGAAAACCCATCAATTTgccaaacatgaaaaatgattTCTATGGAGAAGgatcagcagagaaaagaaactggtCTCGTGAGGGAACAAGGGACTGGAGAACAAGGGACCGAGACCATGAAAGGAGCAGAGACAAGCGATGGCCAGAAAGGGAGCGGTCGTGGACTTGGGGTGAAAGTGAGAGGGAGAGGGACTCcaaagaggagaggagcagagggagggagaggaaggacagAGACAGGAAGGACAGGGATAGAGACcggagcagggaaagagataCCAAGAAACAAAGAGATGATGACAAGCATCGATAG